One region of Silene latifolia isolate original U9 population unplaced genomic scaffold, ASM4854445v1 scaffold_57, whole genome shotgun sequence genomic DNA includes:
- the LOC141639768 gene encoding uncharacterized protein LOC141639768 isoform X3 encodes MSEDSKAMKKVYAEVILNTSKEAAARVMLAERKALGFHKELVSFKQDSVTMMLHLNNSFKSQIQDAEARSLNQQKKIDELEAQLGEAEGIIVDLRDELKQLHQKLETVTNNKKRTSNGHIDETNQPLYEHLPHDNTLNSSTSKIPDAKIASSVGIVSLHVADSMSSLGKSNSDDASASAEDYSSFIMQNTEADLCRIGHSQRIRAFERNLSTMKPPSLKTNDTQSLANVLVESSEAKATNNCLYPVMKKCCIMNSLVQSLDQPFLMCSSKTDEKNLNSTSYNDQRISTPRRSAGKTARYREAIASLRGKPRKKYVRSLKRPVISQLKACSTRLNLHSEQDPVEAVQTLLEGVSRKSEVMNRCNDVMVCGEGDGEEAREGLIQKVPLTSVDGLVGLKLFDVPISNGFGSFHKELENVRPRKFTFHRKCRKNVLRKLDDNIVPKRDPLKRKLETLIDVSVIESNGLNNELHRDLEMSMNDASLLLS; translated from the exons ATGTCGGAAGATTCCAAG GCAATGAAAAAGGTGTATGCGGAGGTGATATTAAATACATCAAAGGAAGCGGCGGCGAGAGTAATGTTGGCTGAGCGTAAAGCACTTGGTTTTCATAAGGAATTAGTTTCCTTCAAACAAGATTCTGTCACTATGATGCTTCATCTTAATAATTCTTTCAAATCTCAG ATTCAAGATGCTGAAGCTAGATCCTTGAATCAACAAAAGAAGATTGATGAGCTTGAAGCCCAACTTGGTGAGGCTGAGGGAATAATTGTTGACCTCAGGGATGAGTTAAAGCAACTGCATCAGAAATTAGAGACTGTGACGAACAACAAGAAAAGGACTTCAAATGGACACATTGATGAAACAAACCAACCCTTGTATGAACATCTACCCCATGATAATACACTTAATTCTTCCACATCAAAGATTCCAGATGCAAAAATTGCTTCTTCAGTAGGAATTGTTTCTCTACATGTGGCGGATAGTATGAGCTCTCTTGGCAAATCAAATTCGGATGATGCTTCGGCTAGCGCTGAAGATTATAGTTCCTTCATTATGCAGAATACAGAGGCAGATCTATGCAGAATTGGACATTCTCAAAGAATACGCGCATTTGAAAGAAACTTGTCAACTATGAAGCCGCCTAGTTTGAAAACTAATGATACCCAGTCTCTTGCTAATGTTCTCGTAGAAAGCAGTGAAGCTAAGGCAACAAATAACTGTCTATATCCAGTGATGAAGAAATGTTGTATCATGAACTCTCTTGTTCAATCTTTGGACCAACCTTTTCTCATGTGCTCTTCAAAGACTGATGAGAAAAATTTGAACTCTACCAGCTATAATGACCAAAGAATTAGTACTCCTCGCAGATCTGCTGGAAAGACTGCCAGGTACAGAGAAGCAATTGCTTCCTTGCGGGGTAAACCTCGTAAAAAGTATGTCAGATCGTTGAAACGACCCGTAATTAGCCAACTGAAGGCATGTTCAACTCGTCTAAATTTGCATTCTGAACAAGACCCAGTAGAGGCAGTTCAAACGCTCCTTGAGGGTGTGAGTCGTAAGAGTGAAGTAATGAATAGGTGCAATGATGTCATGGTTTGTGGTGAAGGAGATGGGGAAGAAGCCAGAGAAGGTTTAATCCAGAAAGTCCCGCTTACATCTGTGGATGGCTTGGTGGGGTTAAAGTTGTTTGATGTGCCCATCTCCAATGGATTTGGAAGCTTTCATAAAGAATTGGAAAATGTTCGCCCTCGGAAGTTTACATTCCATCGAAAATGCCGAAAGAATGTCTTACGCAAACTTGATGATAACATTGTGCCTAAAAGAGATCCTTTGAAAAGGAAGTTGGAGACACTGATAGATGTTTCTGTAATTGAAAGCAATGGCTTGAACAATGAATTGCACAGAGACTTGGAGATGTCAATGAATGATGCAAGTTTGCTCCTCAG TTGA
- the LOC141639768 gene encoding uncharacterized protein LOC141639768 isoform X1: MSEDSKKNGQKIEELEIKMQAMKKVYAEVILNTSKEAAARVMLAERKALGFHKELVSFKQDSVTMMLHLNNSFKSQIQDAEARSLNQQKKIDELEAQLGEAEGIIVDLRDELKQLHQKLETVTNNKKRTSNGHIDETNQPLYEHLPHDNTLNSSTSKIPDAKIASSVGIVSLHVADSMSSLGKSNSDDASASAEDYSSFIMQNTEADLCRIGHSQRIRAFERNLSTMKPPSLKTNDTQSLANVLVESSEAKATNNCLYPVMKKCCIMNSLVQSLDQPFLMCSSKTDEKNLNSTSYNDQRISTPRRSAGKTARYREAIASLRGKPRKKYVRSLKRPVISQLKACSTRLNLHSEQDPVEAVQTLLEGVSRKSEVMNRCNDVMVCGEGDGEEAREGLIQKVPLTSVDGLVGLKLFDVPISNGFGSFHKELENVRPRKFTFHRKCRKNVLRKLDDNIVPKRDPLKRKLETLIDVSVIESNGLNNELHRDLEMSMNDASLLLS, encoded by the exons ATGTCGGAAGATTCCAAG AAAAATGGGCAGAAAATTGAAGAATTGGAGATTAAAATGCAGGCAATGAAAAAGGTGTATGCGGAGGTGATATTAAATACATCAAAGGAAGCGGCGGCGAGAGTAATGTTGGCTGAGCGTAAAGCACTTGGTTTTCATAAGGAATTAGTTTCCTTCAAACAAGATTCTGTCACTATGATGCTTCATCTTAATAATTCTTTCAAATCTCAG ATTCAAGATGCTGAAGCTAGATCCTTGAATCAACAAAAGAAGATTGATGAGCTTGAAGCCCAACTTGGTGAGGCTGAGGGAATAATTGTTGACCTCAGGGATGAGTTAAAGCAACTGCATCAGAAATTAGAGACTGTGACGAACAACAAGAAAAGGACTTCAAATGGACACATTGATGAAACAAACCAACCCTTGTATGAACATCTACCCCATGATAATACACTTAATTCTTCCACATCAAAGATTCCAGATGCAAAAATTGCTTCTTCAGTAGGAATTGTTTCTCTACATGTGGCGGATAGTATGAGCTCTCTTGGCAAATCAAATTCGGATGATGCTTCGGCTAGCGCTGAAGATTATAGTTCCTTCATTATGCAGAATACAGAGGCAGATCTATGCAGAATTGGACATTCTCAAAGAATACGCGCATTTGAAAGAAACTTGTCAACTATGAAGCCGCCTAGTTTGAAAACTAATGATACCCAGTCTCTTGCTAATGTTCTCGTAGAAAGCAGTGAAGCTAAGGCAACAAATAACTGTCTATATCCAGTGATGAAGAAATGTTGTATCATGAACTCTCTTGTTCAATCTTTGGACCAACCTTTTCTCATGTGCTCTTCAAAGACTGATGAGAAAAATTTGAACTCTACCAGCTATAATGACCAAAGAATTAGTACTCCTCGCAGATCTGCTGGAAAGACTGCCAGGTACAGAGAAGCAATTGCTTCCTTGCGGGGTAAACCTCGTAAAAAGTATGTCAGATCGTTGAAACGACCCGTAATTAGCCAACTGAAGGCATGTTCAACTCGTCTAAATTTGCATTCTGAACAAGACCCAGTAGAGGCAGTTCAAACGCTCCTTGAGGGTGTGAGTCGTAAGAGTGAAGTAATGAATAGGTGCAATGATGTCATGGTTTGTGGTGAAGGAGATGGGGAAGAAGCCAGAGAAGGTTTAATCCAGAAAGTCCCGCTTACATCTGTGGATGGCTTGGTGGGGTTAAAGTTGTTTGATGTGCCCATCTCCAATGGATTTGGAAGCTTTCATAAAGAATTGGAAAATGTTCGCCCTCGGAAGTTTACATTCCATCGAAAATGCCGAAAGAATGTCTTACGCAAACTTGATGATAACATTGTGCCTAAAAGAGATCCTTTGAAAAGGAAGTTGGAGACACTGATAGATGTTTCTGTAATTGAAAGCAATGGCTTGAACAATGAATTGCACAGAGACTTGGAGATGTCAATGAATGATGCAAGTTTGCTCCTCAG TTGA
- the LOC141639769 gene encoding type I inositol polyphosphate 5-phosphatase 8-like — protein MGSQMLRSSSGRSPRWLRKKSKKTEPSASPEVSDSEPEEYLSHSFVGSRGLQPSGLTHELRIFVGTWNVGGKSPVGSLAADLEEWLNLKSSVDMYVLGFQEIVPLNTKSVIGMEDYTDARKWNLLVGKTLNNREGCVWLSSTLTPLTNDEYQYAKPENSGRQTRLRRSTTPLRERSNPQQGEQDGSSNAYKMMASKKMVGVFLTIWIKRDLLRKYRFSNVKATPVACGLMGYLGNKGAVSVSMSIDGTSFCFVTAHLASGEKKGDELRRNQQVGEIFKRTVFPRLPLEIEDTLPLTILGHERIFLFGDLNYRLCMEDNRARELIRQKKWKELQKFDQLKKEQQHRGVFQGWREGDIEFAPTYKYSVELGNRYTGDKHSPLLPNSAEKRRTPAWCDRIMWFGKGVEQLSYFRGESKFSDHRPVSALFITEIDVLKPANSKTAALPLSKFLASMNLSKYNTPMQVQCSNKSSTLLSLIKAETEGSASGKALTVDNRQ, from the exons ATGGGAAGTCAAATGCTAAGGTCGTCATCTGGCAGGTCACCCAGATGGCTTAGAAAGAAATCCAAGAAAACTGAGCCCTCCGCTTCACCCGAAGTTTCAG ATAGTGAACCCGAGGAATACCTAAGTCATAGTTTTGTAGGTTCTAGAGGACTCCAACCATCGGGTTTAACCCATGAACTCAG GATTTTTGTGGGAACATGGAATGTGGGAGGAAAATCGCCAGTAGGAAGCTTAGCTGCTGATTTAGAGGAATGGCTAAATCTAAAGAGCTCAGTGGATATGTACGTTCTCGG GTTCCAAGAGATTGTCCCTTTGAACACAAAGTCAGTTATTGGAATGGAAGATTACACAGATGCAAGAAAATGGAACTTGCTGGTAGGAAAAACACTAAATAACAGAGAAGGGTGTGTTTGGCTGTCATCTACACTAACTCCATTGACAAATGACGAATATCAGTACGCTAAACCTGAAAACAGTGGACGACAAACACGTCTTAGGAGGAGCACTACTCCCTTAAGAGAAAGGTCAAACCCTCAACAAGGGGAGCAGGATGGAAGTTCTAATGCCTATAAAATGATGGCTAGCAAAAAAATGGTCGGAGTTTTTCTCACAATATGGATAAAACGAGATCTTCTAAGAAAGTATCGGTTTTCCAATGTTAAGGCAACTCCTGTTGCCTGTGGTTTGATGGGTTACTTGGGAAACAAGGGTGCAGTCTCTGTCAGTATGTCAATTGATGGAACCAGTTTTTGTTTTGTAACTGCTCACTTGGCATCTGGCGAGAAGAAAGGAGATGAGTTACGAAGGAACCAACAAGTCGGGGAGATCTTCAAGCGAACTGTTTTCCCTCGACTACCTTTGGAGATTGAAGATACTCTTCCTCTCACCATATTAGGACATGA ACGAATATTCTTGTTTGGGGACCTCAACTACCGGCTTTGCATGGAAGACAACAGAGCGCGGGAGCTAATAAGACAGAAGAAGTGGAAAGAGCTACAAAAATTTGACCAGCTCAAGAAGGAACAACAGCATAGGGGAGTATTTCAAGGATGGAGAGAAGGAGATATAGAGTTTGCACCCACCTATAAATACTCTGTAGAACTTGGCAATCGTTACACGGGAGACAAACATTCCCCTTTACTTCCAAATTCAGCAGAGAAGAGACGAACCCCAGCATG GTGTGACAGAATAATGTGGTTTGGGAAAGGAGTAGAACAACTTTCCTATTTCCGCGGAGAGAGTAAATTCTCAGACCATCGACCTGTTTCAGCCCTTTTCATCACAGAAATTGATGTTTTGAAGCCTGCGAATTCAAAAACAGCTGCACTGCCACTAAGCAAGTTTCTTGCTTCAATGAATCTTTCAAAATACAAT ACTCCCATGCAGGTTCAATGCAGCAATAAAAGTAGTACATTACTGTCACTGATTAAGGCAGAAACAGAAGGATCCGCGAGTGGAAAAGCATTAACTGTAGATAATAGGCAGTAG
- the LOC141639768 gene encoding uncharacterized protein LOC141639768 isoform X2: MSEDSKKIEELEIKMQAMKKVYAEVILNTSKEAAARVMLAERKALGFHKELVSFKQDSVTMMLHLNNSFKSQIQDAEARSLNQQKKIDELEAQLGEAEGIIVDLRDELKQLHQKLETVTNNKKRTSNGHIDETNQPLYEHLPHDNTLNSSTSKIPDAKIASSVGIVSLHVADSMSSLGKSNSDDASASAEDYSSFIMQNTEADLCRIGHSQRIRAFERNLSTMKPPSLKTNDTQSLANVLVESSEAKATNNCLYPVMKKCCIMNSLVQSLDQPFLMCSSKTDEKNLNSTSYNDQRISTPRRSAGKTARYREAIASLRGKPRKKYVRSLKRPVISQLKACSTRLNLHSEQDPVEAVQTLLEGVSRKSEVMNRCNDVMVCGEGDGEEAREGLIQKVPLTSVDGLVGLKLFDVPISNGFGSFHKELENVRPRKFTFHRKCRKNVLRKLDDNIVPKRDPLKRKLETLIDVSVIESNGLNNELHRDLEMSMNDASLLLS; this comes from the exons ATGTCGGAAGATTCCAAG AAAATTGAAGAATTGGAGATTAAAATGCAGGCAATGAAAAAGGTGTATGCGGAGGTGATATTAAATACATCAAAGGAAGCGGCGGCGAGAGTAATGTTGGCTGAGCGTAAAGCACTTGGTTTTCATAAGGAATTAGTTTCCTTCAAACAAGATTCTGTCACTATGATGCTTCATCTTAATAATTCTTTCAAATCTCAG ATTCAAGATGCTGAAGCTAGATCCTTGAATCAACAAAAGAAGATTGATGAGCTTGAAGCCCAACTTGGTGAGGCTGAGGGAATAATTGTTGACCTCAGGGATGAGTTAAAGCAACTGCATCAGAAATTAGAGACTGTGACGAACAACAAGAAAAGGACTTCAAATGGACACATTGATGAAACAAACCAACCCTTGTATGAACATCTACCCCATGATAATACACTTAATTCTTCCACATCAAAGATTCCAGATGCAAAAATTGCTTCTTCAGTAGGAATTGTTTCTCTACATGTGGCGGATAGTATGAGCTCTCTTGGCAAATCAAATTCGGATGATGCTTCGGCTAGCGCTGAAGATTATAGTTCCTTCATTATGCAGAATACAGAGGCAGATCTATGCAGAATTGGACATTCTCAAAGAATACGCGCATTTGAAAGAAACTTGTCAACTATGAAGCCGCCTAGTTTGAAAACTAATGATACCCAGTCTCTTGCTAATGTTCTCGTAGAAAGCAGTGAAGCTAAGGCAACAAATAACTGTCTATATCCAGTGATGAAGAAATGTTGTATCATGAACTCTCTTGTTCAATCTTTGGACCAACCTTTTCTCATGTGCTCTTCAAAGACTGATGAGAAAAATTTGAACTCTACCAGCTATAATGACCAAAGAATTAGTACTCCTCGCAGATCTGCTGGAAAGACTGCCAGGTACAGAGAAGCAATTGCTTCCTTGCGGGGTAAACCTCGTAAAAAGTATGTCAGATCGTTGAAACGACCCGTAATTAGCCAACTGAAGGCATGTTCAACTCGTCTAAATTTGCATTCTGAACAAGACCCAGTAGAGGCAGTTCAAACGCTCCTTGAGGGTGTGAGTCGTAAGAGTGAAGTAATGAATAGGTGCAATGATGTCATGGTTTGTGGTGAAGGAGATGGGGAAGAAGCCAGAGAAGGTTTAATCCAGAAAGTCCCGCTTACATCTGTGGATGGCTTGGTGGGGTTAAAGTTGTTTGATGTGCCCATCTCCAATGGATTTGGAAGCTTTCATAAAGAATTGGAAAATGTTCGCCCTCGGAAGTTTACATTCCATCGAAAATGCCGAAAGAATGTCTTACGCAAACTTGATGATAACATTGTGCCTAAAAGAGATCCTTTGAAAAGGAAGTTGGAGACACTGATAGATGTTTCTGTAATTGAAAGCAATGGCTTGAACAATGAATTGCACAGAGACTTGGAGATGTCAATGAATGATGCAAGTTTGCTCCTCAG TTGA